In Endozoicomonas sp. GU-1, one DNA window encodes the following:
- a CDS encoding enoyl-CoA hydratase/isomerase family protein — protein sequence MAADVLFSELNARDNKKIGLITLNAEKALNALNQSMIDLLLQQFSDWRDSDDVVAVFMQGSGEKAFCAGGDVRALRQAVIDGKPEVPGHFFATEYRVDYLIHTYPKPVICWGNGIVMGGGIGLMAGADFRVVTDTSMLAMPEISIGLYPDVAGSWILSHLPARLGLFMALTGCRLNAADAIYVGLANRFIDHAFCDNVLESLQQADWNASEAHAVVYSVLQKYREKSAGWLPYSKVREHRDLIAGLMDQPSLANVMSAIDSLETDDDWLLAARKTALHGSPLSAAIGYRQLQRARHMSLKEALQSELALSVNTVLKGDFCEGVRSRLVDKDKNPQWKFNTVDQVDEQLLNDLFSSPWPENPLHEL from the coding sequence ATGGCCGCTGATGTTCTGTTTTCCGAACTGAATGCCCGGGATAATAAAAAAATTGGTCTGATCACGCTGAATGCTGAAAAAGCATTGAACGCATTGAATCAATCCATGATTGACCTGTTGCTTCAGCAATTTTCTGACTGGCGTGACAGTGATGATGTTGTGGCCGTGTTTATGCAGGGCAGCGGTGAAAAGGCCTTTTGTGCTGGTGGTGATGTGCGGGCGTTGAGGCAGGCGGTTATTGATGGCAAGCCTGAGGTGCCCGGTCATTTTTTTGCCACAGAATATCGTGTTGATTACCTGATTCACACCTATCCCAAGCCGGTTATCTGCTGGGGTAATGGCATTGTGATGGGCGGCGGTATTGGCCTGATGGCGGGGGCTGATTTCAGAGTAGTGACGGATACCTCCATGCTGGCCATGCCGGAAATCAGTATTGGCCTCTATCCGGACGTTGCCGGCAGCTGGATCCTGAGCCATCTGCCCGCCAGGCTTGGCCTGTTTATGGCGCTGACCGGCTGTCGGCTTAATGCGGCTGATGCGATCTATGTTGGCCTGGCTAACCGTTTTATTGATCATGCATTTTGTGACAATGTTCTGGAGTCTTTGCAGCAAGCAGACTGGAACGCCTCAGAAGCCCACGCTGTCGTTTATTCTGTCCTGCAGAAATACCGGGAAAAAAGTGCCGGGTGGCTACCCTATTCAAAGGTGCGTGAACACAGGGATTTAATTGCCGGGCTGATGGATCAACCATCACTGGCCAATGTGATGTCCGCCATTGATAGCCTTGAGACCGACGATGACTGGCTGCTGGCCGCAAGAAAAACCGCACTTCATGGTTCGCCACTGTCGGCAGCCATTGGCTATCGACAGTTACAGCGAGCCCGGCACATGTCCCTTAAAGAGGCGCTTCAGAGTGAGTTGGCTCTGTCTGTCAATACGGTACTTAAGGGCGATTTCTGCGAAGGTGTCCGCTCCCGGCTGGTTGACAAGGATAAAAATCCCCAGTGGAAATTTAACACCGTTGATCAGGTCGATGAACAATTGTTGAATGATCTGTTCAGTTCACCCTGGCCTGAGAATCCACTCCATGAGCTCTAA
- a CDS encoding DNA replication terminus site-binding protein, whose protein sequence is MSKETAARIAVRDALIQLVELNRLFREAIESDHGLPIWTMETESESTNQRALAAGIATRLTYIEEQNKQETARLTGLVGVSEQTLQLGEELNLCRDQFKTAMADFRKLFGDSIEAIEQASDDLRDGLLGGLQVKHLHFVQCYRQLKLFPEAPRRVGFSWAASHSGTVRLTAEEAIVHFRKKYIASVAVNEDIGLLEKMPAKEVVVIKRILAPHLRANITWSKDIQALRQADPALKKQYPAQINSPLPLFIQLKPGEPLPEFNRIRPYDPSARQERLQRSDARLVKINDNPHSRIYRYA, encoded by the coding sequence ATGAGTAAAGAAACCGCTGCACGAATCGCCGTAAGGGATGCGCTTATTCAACTGGTTGAACTTAACCGCTTATTCCGGGAAGCCATTGAATCGGACCATGGATTACCCATCTGGACCATGGAGACGGAGTCCGAATCCACAAACCAGCGTGCTCTGGCAGCGGGTATTGCCACCCGACTGACCTATATCGAAGAGCAGAACAAACAGGAGACCGCCCGCTTAACCGGATTGGTCGGCGTTTCTGAGCAGACCTTACAACTGGGCGAAGAACTGAACCTCTGTCGTGATCAGTTTAAAACGGCGATGGCCGACTTTCGCAAGCTGTTTGGCGACAGCATCGAGGCCATTGAACAGGCATCCGATGATTTACGGGATGGTTTACTGGGAGGGCTGCAGGTCAAACACCTGCACTTTGTGCAATGTTACCGGCAACTCAAGCTCTTTCCAGAGGCCCCGAGACGGGTTGGTTTCAGTTGGGCTGCAAGTCACAGTGGCACGGTCAGGCTGACCGCCGAAGAAGCGATTGTCCATTTCAGAAAGAAATACATAGCCTCCGTCGCCGTTAATGAAGACATTGGCCTACTGGAAAAAATGCCCGCCAAAGAAGTGGTGGTGATCAAGCGTATACTGGCTCCCCACCTGAGGGCCAATATTACCTGGTCAAAGGATATTCAGGCGCTCAGGCAGGCGGATCCGGCACTGAAAAAACAGTATCCGGCACAGATTAACTCGCCCCTCCCCCTGTTCATTCAGTTGAAGCCGGGAGAGCCGTTACCGGAGTTTAACCGAATTCGCCCCTATGACCCATCTGCCAGACAGGAAAGACTGCAACGCAGTGATGCCCGTCTGGTTAAAATTAACGACAATCCTCATTCAAGAATTTACCGTTATGCATAA
- the ltrA gene encoding group II intron reverse transcriptase/maturase, whose protein sequence is MTKRNIQQDVRDPTQRGNSTMSNLLGIRQAAAKDRRLQFTALFHHITPYLLKDCFFQLKRRSAAGVDGVTWQTYQRDLDNRLASLHERLHKGSYRPRAARRIMIPKADGGERPISVFCLEDKIVQQAVVKVLEGIYENDFRGFSYGYRPLKSQHDALDALTVGIKRNPVNWVLDLDIRKFFEQVEHEWLIMFLEHRVRDKRIIRLIRQWIQVGHYDGDGRRVRSVRGMPQGSVISPLLSNIYLHYVFDLWVDQWRKREASGRMIVVRFADDSVLGFQREHDAKVFLSELGKRLGQFGLSLHEDKTRLIRFGRFAKVDLKKREQGKPETFTFLGFTHICGISRSSGNFNIVRRTSKERMRATLSKIKDYLLKHRHDPVPEQLKWLRRVLQGHMNYFSVPGNGLRINAFRTAVQKIWYKALKRRSQRSRLNWKKFGAFINTVLPKVKVLHPWPEQRFDVKYSR, encoded by the coding sequence TTGACCAAGAGGAATATCCAACAGGATGTCCGTGACCCGACTCAGCGCGGGAATAGCACTATGTCCAATCTGTTGGGTATACGTCAGGCTGCGGCAAAGGATCGTCGTTTACAGTTCACGGCCTTGTTTCACCATATTACACCTTATCTGTTGAAAGACTGTTTCTTTCAATTGAAACGGAGGTCGGCAGCGGGGGTAGATGGTGTTACATGGCAAACCTATCAGCGGGATTTGGATAACCGGCTGGCATCCTTGCACGAACGATTACATAAAGGAAGCTATCGCCCCCGAGCGGCCAGAAGGATAATGATTCCGAAGGCTGACGGTGGTGAGCGTCCGATCAGTGTATTCTGTCTGGAAGATAAGATAGTCCAGCAGGCAGTAGTCAAGGTATTGGAGGGGATTTACGAGAATGATTTCCGTGGTTTTTCTTACGGTTACCGACCTTTGAAAAGCCAACATGATGCATTGGATGCTCTGACGGTGGGAATCAAACGTAATCCGGTGAACTGGGTGCTGGATCTGGATATTCGGAAATTCTTCGAACAGGTCGAACATGAGTGGCTGATCATGTTTTTAGAGCATCGGGTGAGGGACAAGCGCATTATCCGCTTGATAAGACAGTGGATACAAGTAGGGCACTACGACGGGGATGGTCGTCGTGTTCGAAGCGTAAGAGGGATGCCACAGGGATCGGTGATATCGCCGCTATTATCAAATATTTATTTGCACTACGTGTTTGACCTTTGGGTTGACCAATGGCGAAAGCGGGAAGCCTCTGGACGAATGATTGTGGTTCGCTTTGCGGATGACAGTGTGCTGGGCTTTCAGCGTGAGCATGATGCAAAGGTCTTCCTGAGTGAGCTTGGTAAAAGACTTGGGCAGTTTGGTTTGTCCTTGCATGAGGATAAAACCCGATTGATACGCTTTGGTCGCTTTGCCAAAGTTGACTTGAAGAAAAGGGAGCAGGGAAAGCCGGAGACGTTTACGTTTCTTGGATTTACTCATATCTGCGGTATTAGTCGAAGCAGTGGAAACTTCAACATTGTCAGACGAACCAGCAAAGAGCGAATGCGAGCGACATTGAGCAAGATCAAAGACTATCTCCTGAAACACAGGCATGACCCCGTGCCGGAGCAGTTGAAGTGGTTGAGACGTGTACTGCAAGGTCACATGAACTACTTTTCGGTGCCTGGCAATGGACTGAGAATCAATGCCTTCAGGACAGCAGTGCAAAAGATTTGGTACAAAGCCTTGAAGCGGCGCAGCCAGAGAAGCAGACTGAACTGGAAGAAGTTTGGTGCCTTCATCAACACTGTGTTGCCCAAAGTAAAAGTTCTTCATCCATGGCCGGAGCAACGGTTTGACGTTAAATACTCGAGGTAG
- the pdxH gene encoding pyridoxamine 5'-phosphate oxidase, with protein MDISHLREEYTQAGLSRDNLKTSPFDQFELWFKQAQHAQLAEPNAMSLATVSASGMPSLRTVLLKYFDQSGFVFFTNYSSNKARDITSNPHVAIMFPWVALERQVVIQGKAEKISTAESLRYFTSRPHGSQLGAWVSHQSSVITGRKVLELKLEEMKRKFREGKVPLPDFWGGYRVVPENIEFWQGRPSRLHDRFQYTRLSAEKGCDWQVDRLSP; from the coding sequence ATGGATATCAGCCATTTAAGAGAAGAGTACACTCAGGCCGGGCTCAGTCGGGACAACCTGAAAACCAGCCCCTTTGACCAGTTTGAGCTCTGGTTCAAACAGGCCCAGCACGCCCAGCTGGCCGAACCCAATGCCATGAGCCTTGCCACCGTTTCTGCGTCAGGTATGCCATCCCTGAGAACGGTACTCCTCAAGTATTTCGACCAGTCCGGCTTTGTCTTTTTCACCAACTACAGCAGTAATAAAGCCAGGGATATTACCAGCAATCCCCACGTTGCCATTATGTTCCCCTGGGTAGCCCTTGAACGACAGGTGGTCATCCAGGGCAAGGCAGAAAAAATTTCCACGGCTGAATCACTGCGTTACTTTACCAGCCGCCCTCATGGCAGTCAGCTCGGTGCCTGGGTATCACATCAAAGCTCAGTCATTACCGGACGCAAGGTTCTGGAATTGAAACTGGAAGAGATGAAACGCAAATTCAGGGAAGGAAAAGTGCCTCTGCCCGATTTCTGGGGTGGCTATCGCGTCGTGCCGGAGAACATTGAATTCTGGCAAGGTCGCCCAAGCCGCCTGCACGATCGCTTTCAATACACCCGGTTGTCCGCAGAGAAGGGCTGTGACTGGCAAGTCGACCGCCTTTCTCCCTGA
- a CDS encoding GrxA family glutaredoxin, whose amino-acid sequence MDRFTVFGRPGCGFCVRAKQLLEMKGLPFKYVDIYEEGISKADLSKTVGKEVETVPQIFHGQQYVGGYTDLEAYLREKDA is encoded by the coding sequence ATGGATCGGTTTACTGTGTTTGGTCGTCCTGGCTGTGGATTCTGTGTACGAGCCAAACAGCTGCTGGAGATGAAAGGTTTGCCTTTCAAATACGTTGATATCTACGAAGAGGGGATCAGTAAGGCTGACCTGTCGAAGACCGTCGGCAAGGAAGTGGAAACGGTACCCCAGATTTTTCATGGTCAGCAGTACGTTGGCGGTTATACGGACCTGGAAGCTTATCTCAGGGAAAAAGATGCCTGA
- a CDS encoding insulinase family protein: MVSIAGCSMTTEREALVTPGDVIKSPADDRHYRYITLDNGLKVLLISDPDTDKSAAAVDVNVGSYQDPDDRLGLAHFLEHMLFMGTEKYPDVDSYSEFIRANGGSSNAYTTDVRTNYYFDINSDQLQPALDRLAQFFIAPRLDPNYVEREKNAVDAEYRLHAREDGWRLFMALNATSNPEHPKSRFNIGSLETLHDRDGQLWQSLKDFHDRYYVAANMGVVVYGKEPLDKLEQWVNTSFSMVPQGAKPDLIIGKQPYTRNELQARINIVPLKDTRVLSLGFPMPSAQPFYHIKPLGYLARIIGYEGKGSLHSLLKERGLIDSLAAYSSDLPNEYSEFTVRMELTPEGLARVDEITAMVFDYLDLIRREGLEPWLYDESKQIAELAFRYQEDRNPQQTVSGLAARMHYLPPEHLLEANYLYDSYDPELISGYLARMTPENLRQVVIAQNLPTDQVEPYFETQYSIQPLADELATRLKTPIARQSLTIPDPNPFIASNLELHDSGQVTEPSVILEQPGLRLWSLTDTSFNMPRGNVRVMISTPAASATPDDNVLIQIYKSLLSRSLNEYGYPAREAGLNYSITAGRRGLLISLAGYQDKQAVLLEDILKAVTTFKPEKSAFEQEQAVLVRGLKNKKFHAPYRLGMDALSQATYPSYPEDDVLLNAAEKVTYEQLIRYAHDFYRQIHIEMLVYGNHSQQEALTLSSMVESALLNDHNRRDRFDLPFHLLGDTNRVLNMAIEHDDSMLISYYQIPETDNRERAQYALLGRLLANPFFNSLRTEQQLGYVVFAGPRPFEKHPGVIFVVQSPKLDPIGLESRVDQFFNDQKAVLAGLTDQELEQYRQGLIGDLLKKDDNMDERNGRFWQGIASGELDFDNRVKIADEIGKLKPSDMQSALARLVQNRGKLVIRSFGEPHRKAYQKETDRIECNTIDCLKDLPVSK, encoded by the coding sequence ATGGTTTCAATAGCAGGTTGTTCAATGACGACGGAGAGAGAAGCCCTTGTGACCCCGGGAGACGTAATAAAAAGTCCTGCTGATGACCGGCATTATCGCTATATCACTTTGGATAATGGTCTCAAGGTGCTACTGATCTCGGACCCGGATACCGACAAGTCGGCAGCTGCGGTGGATGTGAATGTTGGTAGCTACCAGGACCCCGACGACCGTCTTGGGCTTGCCCACTTCCTCGAACACATGTTGTTTATGGGGACGGAAAAGTACCCGGACGTAGACAGTTACTCTGAATTTATCCGTGCCAATGGTGGCAGCAGTAATGCCTATACGACGGATGTTCGAACCAATTACTACTTTGATATTAACAGCGACCAGCTGCAGCCAGCGCTGGATCGCCTTGCCCAGTTTTTTATCGCGCCCAGGCTGGACCCGAACTATGTAGAGCGGGAAAAAAATGCGGTCGATGCTGAGTATCGCCTGCACGCCAGAGAGGATGGCTGGCGTCTCTTTATGGCGCTCAATGCCACGTCAAACCCGGAGCACCCGAAGAGCCGGTTTAATATCGGCAGCCTGGAGACGCTGCATGATCGTGACGGGCAGCTCTGGCAGTCGTTAAAGGATTTTCATGACAGGTACTATGTCGCTGCCAATATGGGCGTGGTTGTTTATGGCAAAGAGCCACTGGACAAGCTTGAGCAGTGGGTGAATACCTCTTTTTCGATGGTTCCCCAGGGCGCAAAACCCGATTTGATTATTGGTAAACAGCCGTATACCCGGAATGAATTGCAGGCCCGAATCAATATTGTGCCATTAAAAGATACCCGGGTTCTGTCACTGGGTTTTCCCATGCCCAGTGCACAGCCTTTTTACCATATCAAGCCTCTGGGCTATCTTGCCCGAATCATTGGCTACGAAGGCAAAGGCAGTTTGCACAGTTTGTTGAAAGAACGTGGCCTGATTGATTCACTGGCAGCCTACAGCAGTGACCTGCCCAATGAATACAGTGAGTTTACCGTTCGCATGGAATTGACGCCTGAAGGGTTGGCCCGGGTGGATGAGATTACGGCCATGGTATTTGACTATCTTGATCTGATTCGCAGGGAAGGTCTTGAGCCATGGCTCTATGATGAGAGCAAACAAATTGCGGAACTGGCCTTTCGCTATCAGGAAGACCGTAATCCGCAGCAGACTGTCTCAGGGCTGGCAGCCAGAATGCACTATCTGCCACCGGAGCACCTGTTGGAAGCAAATTACCTCTATGACTCCTACGACCCTGAGCTCATCTCAGGTTATCTGGCCAGAATGACCCCGGAAAATCTTCGTCAGGTGGTCATTGCCCAGAACCTGCCTACGGATCAGGTTGAGCCGTATTTCGAGACGCAATACAGCATTCAGCCCCTTGCCGATGAGCTGGCCACACGGCTGAAGACGCCCATTGCCCGACAGTCATTGACTATTCCTGACCCTAACCCGTTTATCGCCAGTAACCTTGAACTGCACGACAGCGGCCAGGTCACTGAGCCATCGGTTATTCTGGAACAGCCGGGATTGCGGCTATGGAGCCTGACCGATACCAGCTTCAATATGCCCCGCGGCAATGTACGGGTGATGATCTCTACACCGGCTGCTTCAGCGACACCTGACGATAATGTATTAATCCAGATATACAAGTCGCTGCTGTCAAGAAGTCTCAATGAATATGGCTATCCGGCCAGGGAGGCGGGTCTCAATTACAGCATCACGGCCGGACGGCGTGGGCTGTTAATCAGCCTTGCCGGATATCAGGACAAACAGGCCGTACTGCTGGAAGACATCCTCAAGGCAGTCACAACCTTCAAGCCTGAGAAGAGCGCATTTGAACAGGAACAGGCAGTATTGGTCAGAGGGCTGAAAAACAAGAAGTTCCATGCCCCTTACCGGTTGGGAATGGATGCGCTTAGCCAGGCAACCTATCCATCCTATCCTGAGGATGATGTTCTGTTGAATGCTGCTGAAAAGGTCACTTATGAGCAATTGATCAGGTATGCCCATGACTTCTACCGGCAGATTCATATAGAAATGCTGGTGTATGGCAACCACAGTCAGCAGGAAGCACTAACACTGTCGTCAATGGTAGAGTCGGCATTACTGAATGACCATAATCGTCGGGACCGCTTTGATCTGCCCTTCCACCTTCTGGGCGACACCAACCGTGTCCTGAATATGGCTATTGAGCATGATGACTCGATGTTGATCAGTTATTACCAGATTCCCGAAACGGATAACCGGGAACGGGCTCAATACGCATTGCTGGGTCGTCTGCTGGCAAATCCGTTTTTTAACAGCCTGCGGACGGAACAGCAGCTGGGGTACGTGGTGTTTGCCGGACCTCGTCCCTTTGAGAAACATCCCGGTGTTATTTTTGTGGTGCAATCGCCCAAGCTGGACCCTATTGGCCTGGAAAGTCGTGTAGATCAGTTTTTCAACGATCAGAAAGCGGTGCTGGCAGGACTGACAGACCAGGAGCTGGAACAGTATCGCCAGGGGTTGATTGGTGACCTGCTGAAGAAAGACGACAATATGGATGAACGTAATGGTCGTTTCTGGCAGGGAATTGCCAGTGGCGAGCTGGATTTTGACAATCGAGTGAAAATTGCGGATGAAATTGGCAAACTCAAGCCCTCGGATATGCAGTCTGCCCTGGCCAGGCTGGTGCAAAACAGGGGTAAGCTTGTTATTCGCTCGTTTGGTGAGCCTCACAGGAAGGCGTACCAAAAAGAGACTGACAGAATCGAATGCAACACCATTGATTGTCTGAAGGATCTACCGGTCAGTAAATAG
- a CDS encoding deoxynucleoside kinase, producing the protein MKQTNHFVAVEANIAAGKSTLLPKLAAELGWDAIQEPVNDPEFTRLLQEFTDHPNDAVKRIQFQEYITNRRASIVEQLPTDRNYLIERSLYSDLIFTQANFLGMVKPDERYMLHYCEIQRRLKDYPVISAVIYLRTAPNIAHSRLIERARSAEDGTPLSYLCDIHNYHEAILPQICRSMGTPLITVDWDDFGCEKNLAKQLLATIQPGTLKPANCDAQNHYLCEKHSEYGDEQSTRLS; encoded by the coding sequence ATGAAGCAAACCAACCACTTCGTCGCTGTAGAAGCCAACATTGCTGCGGGCAAGTCAACTCTTCTTCCCAAACTGGCAGCAGAGCTGGGCTGGGACGCCATTCAGGAGCCTGTGAATGACCCGGAATTTACACGATTGCTTCAGGAGTTCACAGACCACCCAAATGATGCGGTTAAGCGTATTCAGTTTCAGGAGTACATTACCAATCGCCGGGCCAGCATTGTTGAGCAGTTGCCCACTGACCGCAACTATCTGATTGAGCGCTCCCTTTACTCTGATTTGATTTTTACCCAGGCGAACTTTCTGGGGATGGTCAAACCGGATGAACGCTATATGCTGCATTATTGTGAAATCCAGCGCAGACTGAAGGATTATCCGGTGATCAGCGCGGTCATTTATCTCAGAACCGCTCCGAACATTGCCCATAGCCGTCTGATTGAGCGGGCAAGAAGTGCCGAGGATGGAACCCCACTGTCGTACCTCTGCGATATCCATAACTATCATGAGGCCATCCTGCCACAGATCTGCCGCTCAATGGGGACACCATTAATCACTGTGGACTGGGATGATTTTGGCTGCGAAAAGAATCTGGCAAAGCAACTGCTGGCAACGATTCAACCGGGCACGCTGAAGCCTGCCAACTGTGATGCACAAAACCATTATCTGTGCGAAAAGCATTCCGAATATGGGGACGAACAGAGTACGCGCCTGTCATGA
- a CDS encoding carbohydrate porin: MKKTLLATAILLATSAANAAWTSPDGSLTIGGDAEINFDVVDRSYENRPNNGDNNPEIELNDDSRVKMMVQWDTTREDGSYISAKIEPLMKTNGTVALDDAYLMFGRKDSWAFQIGRYEAMNLFPLGKDVALFYADGADSIGSGIYYYMAKEGRGRGGDAGQARIISEMGNWTAEVSTVYGETKSVLESSKEYLKDAVDIDSSHNSFMVRPAVNYLSDDGFFSISFGGEYEVNGDSVTATNTVTKEKFELSDRYGLAATTTLNFGELVWNTSIAMQDAKDAWEARTFNTNITYKDAFGLGTSYAVNKFTNKPEDAKSYAVYTA; this comes from the coding sequence GTGAAAAAGACACTGCTTGCTACTGCAATTCTTCTCGCTACATCTGCGGCTAATGCGGCCTGGACTTCTCCGGATGGTTCTTTGACCATTGGTGGTGATGCTGAGATTAACTTTGATGTGGTTGATCGTTCCTATGAAAATCGTCCAAACAATGGAGATAACAATCCGGAAATTGAGCTAAATGACGATTCACGTGTAAAGATGATGGTGCAGTGGGACACTACCCGTGAAGATGGTTCTTATATCTCCGCTAAAATTGAGCCACTGATGAAGACCAATGGTACTGTTGCACTGGACGACGCCTATTTAATGTTTGGCCGAAAAGACAGCTGGGCATTCCAGATTGGCCGTTACGAAGCAATGAATCTGTTCCCGCTGGGTAAAGACGTTGCGCTGTTTTATGCTGATGGCGCTGACAGCATTGGTAGCGGCATCTATTACTACATGGCGAAAGAGGGCCGTGGTCGTGGTGGTGATGCTGGTCAAGCTCGTATTATCAGCGAGATGGGCAACTGGACTGCCGAAGTTTCTACTGTTTACGGGGAAACCAAAAGCGTACTCGAAAGCAGCAAAGAGTATTTAAAGGATGCTGTTGACATTGATTCCAGCCATAACAGCTTCATGGTTCGCCCTGCAGTTAACTATCTGAGTGATGACGGCTTCTTTAGCATCAGTTTTGGTGGTGAATATGAAGTCAACGGTGACTCTGTTACTGCAACAAATACAGTCACAAAGGAAAAATTTGAACTTTCTGACCGCTACGGTCTGGCAGCCACCACAACCCTGAACTTTGGTGAACTGGTGTGGAACACCAGCATCGCGATGCAGGATGCCAAAGACGCTTGGGAAGCACGCACGTTCAATACCAACATCACCTATAAAGACGCATTCGGTCTGGGTACTTCTTACGCCGTTAACAAGTTTACCAATAAGCCTGAAGATGCCAAGTCTTACGCTGTTTACACCGCTTAG
- a CDS encoding inosine/guanosine kinase: protein MKFPGRRKIKHYFPVNTHNRFDMESSVFGQANTYICGIDQNLVDITARVDDSVLRDFGLDKGASQWIDNDQANRLYCFLNEQQLIEDQFAGGTIGNTLHNYSVLSDDRSVQFGVMSKNIQVGDYAYRYLCNTSSKVDLTWLQPVDGPIGRCFALITADGERTFGISPGFMNQLSPEYIDETIIAESSGLALSAYTLANPDLPIYHAMVKAAQLAKEHEVPVILTLGTRGLVNAIKQPLIEFLNEYVTIAAMNEEEAEALTGEPDPLSSSAHMLQWVDMVLLTAGAEGLYLSGYTEKALARETDNPIRSGAISDFNRYEFSRPLLRAHCEEPLKVYSHISPYLGGPKNIKNTNGAGDGALAALIHDMAANYYHRQVLPTSSKHNKPWISYSSFAQVCKYANRVSFEVLAQSSPRLSRALPEREMSLEDSYWDQ, encoded by the coding sequence ATGAAATTCCCCGGCCGACGAAAGATCAAGCATTATTTCCCGGTCAATACCCACAATCGCTTTGATATGGAAAGTTCAGTGTTTGGCCAGGCCAACACCTATATCTGTGGTATTGATCAGAACCTTGTGGATATTACTGCCCGAGTCGATGACTCAGTACTACGGGATTTTGGCCTCGATAAAGGTGCTTCTCAATGGATAGATAACGACCAGGCCAATCGCCTGTACTGTTTTCTTAACGAGCAGCAGCTTATTGAAGACCAGTTTGCCGGTGGCACCATCGGCAACACGCTTCATAATTATTCCGTCCTGTCAGATGATCGTTCCGTTCAATTTGGCGTTATGAGCAAGAACATCCAGGTGGGTGACTACGCGTATCGCTATCTCTGTAATACCAGCAGTAAAGTCGATCTTACCTGGCTTCAGCCGGTTGATGGCCCTATTGGCCGCTGCTTTGCGCTGATTACGGCAGATGGTGAGCGAACCTTCGGTATCAGCCCCGGTTTTATGAACCAGCTCAGCCCCGAGTACATCGATGAAACAATCATCGCCGAATCTTCTGGCCTGGCGCTAAGTGCTTATACGCTGGCAAATCCTGACCTGCCAATTTATCACGCCATGGTAAAAGCAGCACAGCTGGCAAAAGAACATGAAGTTCCGGTCATTTTGACCCTGGGCACCCGGGGACTGGTCAATGCCATCAAGCAGCCACTGATCGAGTTTCTTAACGAATACGTCACCATTGCCGCCATGAACGAAGAAGAAGCCGAGGCATTGACGGGAGAGCCGGACCCGCTGTCATCTTCTGCGCATATGCTGCAATGGGTTGATATGGTGTTACTGACGGCTGGTGCCGAAGGTCTTTATTTAAGTGGTTATACTGAAAAAGCGCTGGCCAGGGAAACTGACAACCCTATCCGTTCCGGAGCGATCAGTGATTTCAACAGGTATGAGTTCAGCCGCCCTCTGCTGCGCGCTCACTGTGAAGAACCACTGAAAGTATACTCACACATCAGCCCCTATCTTGGCGGCCCCAAAAACATAAAAAACACCAACGGTGCAGGCGACGGTGCATTGGCAGCGCTTATTCACGATATGGCTGCCAACTACTATCACCGTCAGGTATTACCAACCTCAAGCAAACACAATAAGCCCTGGATTTCTTACTCATCCTTTGCCCAGGTTTGCAAGTACGCCAACCGGGTCAGTTTTGAAGTGCTGGCACAAAGCTCTCCCCGTCTGTCCAGGGCATTGCCGGAACGGGAGATGAGCCTGGAAGACAGTTACTGGGACCAATAA